One Entelurus aequoreus isolate RoL-2023_Sb linkage group LG09, RoL_Eaeq_v1.1, whole genome shotgun sequence genomic window carries:
- the ggps1 gene encoding geranylgeranyl pyrophosphate synthase — protein sequence MDLEPEAASERILLEPYKYLLQLPGKQVRTRLSQAFNHWLNVPEDKLQVIIEVTEMLHNASLLIDDIEDSSKLRRGFPVAHSIYGIPSVINSANYVYFLGLEKVLTLEHPEAVRVFTRQLLELHRGQGLDIHWRDTYTCPTEQEYRNMVLQKTGGLFGLAVGLMQLFSDWKQDLKPLLDTLGLFFQIRDDYANLSSREYSENKSFCEDLTEGKFSFPTIHAIWSRPESTQVQNILRQRTENMDIKRYCVDYLEKVGSFAYTRQTLRDLEAESYRLIKEFGGNPQLESLVKILSHMHQEVDTTGESNCELQSNQDN from the exons ATGGACCTTGAGCCAGAGGCAGCCTCAGAACGAATTCTCCTGGAGCCATACAAATACTTGTTGCAGCTGCCAG GAAAGCAAGTGAGGACAAGACTTTCTCAAGCATTCAACCACTGGCTCAATGTTCCAGAGGACAAGCTGCAG GTGATCATCGAAGTGACGGAGATGCTGCACAACGCCAGCTTGCTCATAGATGACATTGAGGATAGCTCCAAGCTCCGACGAGGCTTCCCCGTGGCCCACAGCATCTACGGCATTCCTTCAGTCATCAACTCCGCTAACTACGTCTACTTCTTGGGTTTGGAAAAGGTGCTGACGCTGGAGCACCCAGAGGCTGTGCGCGTGTTCACGCGGCAGCTGCTGGAGCTGCACCGCGGCCAGGGCCTGGACATCCATTGGCGAGACACGTACACCTGTCCCACCGAGCAGGAGTACCGCAACATGGTGCTGCAGAAAACTGGTGGGCTCTTCGGCTTGGCAGTAGGCCTAATGCAGCTCTTCTCCGACTGGAAACAGGACTTGAAACCACTCCTGGACACGCTGGGCCTCTTCTTTCAGATCCGGGATGACTACGCCAACCTGAGCTCACGCGAGTACAGCGAGAACAAGAGCTTCTGTGAGGACCTAACTGAAGGGAAGTTCTCTTTTCCCACAATCCACGCCATCTGGTCACGCCCTGAGAGCACCCAGGTGCAGAACATCCTCCGGCAGCGCACCGAGAACATGGACATTAAACGCTACTGCGTGGACTACTTGGAAAAGGTTGGCTCGTTCGCGTACACCCGCCAGACGCTACGTGACCTGGAGGCAGAGTCCTATCGACTAATCAAAGAGTTTGGGGGGAACCCTCAGCTGGAGAGCCTGGTCAAAATCCTTAGCCACATGCATCAGGAGGTGGACACAACAGGAGAGTCTAACTGTGAGCTGCAGTCCAACCAGGACAACTGA